From the Daucus carota subsp. sativus chromosome 8, DH1 v3.0, whole genome shotgun sequence genome, one window contains:
- the LOC108197150 gene encoding probable polygalacturonase gives MMVENLTSPTPLHHTRPEFRKRVTTFFTSHRTLFTVLWIIAFSSVFVWQNNFVDQFSIFRKLDRMREMPKLRPVVFNLTDFGGVGDGVSLNTEAFERAVFAISKLGKKGGGQLNVPAGKWLTAPFNLTSHMTLFLAEGAVILGIDDEKYWPLMPPLPSYGCGREHPGPRYGSLIHGQNLRDIVITGHNGTINGQGQAWWKKYRRKLLNYTRGPLVQIMWSSDILISNITLRDSPFWTLHPYDCKNITIRDMTILAPISEAPNTDGIDPDSCEDMLIEDSYISVGDDAIAIKSGWDQYGISYGRPSKNIHIRNLVVRSMVSAGISIGSEMSGGVSNVTVENVLIWDSRRAVRIKTAAGRGGYVKDITYRNLTFENVRVGIVIKTDYNEHPNGDFDPKAVPVLQDISYTCIHGEGVRVPVRIHGSSDIPVRNVTFRDMSVGITYKKKHIFQCAYVEGRVIGSVYPAPCENLDLYDEHEQLVTKSAFQNASDIDYDF, from the exons ATGATGGTCGAAAACCTAACATCCCCGACGCCCCTCCATCATACCCGACCCGAATTCCGCAAACGGGTCACAACATTTTTCACATCTCACAGAACACTCTTCACTGTCCTGTGGATCATAGCATTCTCCTCTGTGTTTGTATGGCAGAATAATTTTGTTGATCAGTTTTCGATTTTTCGGAAACTGGATAGAATGAGAGAGATGCCTAAATTGAGGCCAGTGGTGTTTAATTTGACGGATTTTGGTGGGGTTGGTGATGGGGTTAGTTTGAATACAGAGGCATTTGAGAGGGCTGTGTTTGCGATTTCGAAACTTGGGAAGAAGGGTGGTGGGCAGCTTAATGTGCCAGCTGGGAAATGGTTAACGGCGCCGTTTAATCTTACTAGTCATATGACTTTGTTTCTTGCTGAGGGTGCTGTTATTCTTGGCATTGAT GATGAGAAGTACTGGCCTCTAATGCCTCCACTGCCCTCATATGGATGCGGACGCGAACATCCTGGTCCCCGATATGGAAGTCTGATACATGGTCAAAATCTCAGAGATATTGTGATTACAG GGCATAATGGTACCATTAATGGACAGGGTCAAGCATGGTGGAAGAAATATAGACGAAAACTTTTAAACTACACTAGAGGCCCGCTTGTGCAAATCATGTGGTCAAGTGACATTCTGATATCTAACATAACTTTGCGTGATTCTCCCTTTTGGACACTCCATCCATATGACTGCAAGAATATTACAATTAGGGATATGACTATTTTGGCTCCCATATCTGAAGCACCAAACACGGATGGTATAGATCCTG ATTCATGTGAAGATATGTTGATCGAGGACTCTTACATAAGTGTAGGGGATGATGCCATTGCAATAAAGAGTGGTTGGGATCAATATGGGATCTCATATGGACGTCCTTCGAAGAACATTCATATTCGAAACCTTGTTGTTCGCTCTATGGTCAG TGCTGGCATATCAATAGGCAGTGAGATGTCTGGTGGAGTGTCAAACGTCACAGTGGAGAATGTCCTTATTTGGGATTCAAGACGCGCTGTTCGGATCAAGACAGCTGCTGGAAGAGGAGGATATGTCAAAGATATTACATATCGAAATCTAACATTTGAGAATGTCCGAGTTGGAATAGTCATCAAGACAGATTACAATGAACACCCGAACGGAGATTTTGACCCCAAGGCTGTCCCAGTGCTTCAAGATATAAGTTACACTTGTATCCACGGTGAGGGAGTCCGCGTTCCTGTTCGGATACATGGAAGCAGCGACATTCCTGTTAGAAACGTCACTTTCCGGGATATGTCAGTAGGAATCACATACAAGAAGAAGCATATATTCCAGTGTGCTTATGTCGAAGGTCGAGTTATAGGATCCGTTTACCCTGCTCCTTGCGAAAACCTTGATTTATACGATGAGCATGAACAGCTTGTCACAAAGTCCGCATTCCAAAATGCGTCGGATATAGATTATGATTTCTGA